agaGAACGGATACTTGGTGAGTACcatttcagtttattttaaataaatatacatattaatatataaattttaatgttcagTGCCGACCTCAAACCCGATTTTCTTAcacatcaatatttttcttcataattttaattttgtcttttacctaaattattattttcttcaaaaattagTCTTTTATAGTAGGTCAAAACGGTATATTTGTGTAGAACAAATTCATCAATACCTAATTACCAACAAATAAAAGTGAATTTAAAACACCActaagtataaatttataactataaattaaattatgaaatctgaaaataaataaaagaatttaGTGTTTGATTAACTAACGTCAAGGTCAGGGCAGTTCTATTgcctactttaattttgtatggatgagtatatttatttacaagggAGGAGCCATTTGCTAGGCTATGAATTTTCTAgttctcattttttttatcttcctCACTTCTTTCAACTAAATTTGATCATATTTTAACTATCCACTTTTTTTCCTTttacaatcaaaaaatgaatgcaCCATTCAGTGTATTGCGGTACAAACCGACCGATTCAATTTCTAAACCACAATGTAGATAAGATATCTTCTCTACATTGTGTTCTAGACAAACTAACAATTGCAGTCATCacgataatattttagctaATCTCGATTGTAaatgatcaataaaaatcaaatacatattataacaaatatctcTTGGCATAtaaatgttgatttatatttatttttaactgctgggcataaaaaatgttgataggcTGTCCCAGAGGCTGTCCATCCTAACAATCCAAGAACCGCCACTGATCAaagcaatattaaatttgagaaaaaaatagaaataccatttgtaggtataataagtgaaaaattaaaaaaaagaataaaaatgtgagttaaatgttgaataaaatatgaacaattgttgattaattattttgatttaaacagctcagaattatattttgtttcgttgagtaaatatttttaaactagatTTTTTTCTACAGAATAAAAAAGATTATGAAGTTCTCACAGTTAATTCTCAATATATTAGCATCATTAATTTGtagataattttaacttattaaaacttagtgaaagtattataaaaaaactaaaagattACATCATAACTAAACTCTGTtatcaatttaaactttttagtagttttttaatatataggtattatactggtttatattaattttatttatatttcagtaaattttaagtttgaatattcaaaattatggaGGAAGATAATTCTTTTTCTAGCAGATTCACCAAAAAGTCTCAACAGATGCCCTTGTATCCTGttggtatgtaatatttaaaaaatatgttttatatttaagtttataatattgtatgcatttatttgaaattcaGGAATATTGGGATTTGGATTAGTAGCAGCTTATGgactatacaaatttaaatctcGCCAGGGACGTACATCCTTGTACCTTATTCAATTACGATTAGCAGCTCAAGGAACAGCTGTAGGAATCATTGGAATAggtgttctatataatatttatactgatataacttcaaaaaaatctaaaagctGAAATAACACGTTTGATTtgttagtaaaatgttttacctattaaatagtatcactattaataataatttaatttgtttttgtgtaaattatcgttatgtaagtatataactataatatagtgtacactcattttatgtttttttgtttactgATCAAAAATAGTATTGTCtgtatcttaataattataaaacttaagtactatgatattttataatttatatgtaaaccTATAGGTGTTAATATACTATTAGAAATATTGTTGGccaatattgtaaatttgaatCAATTTAGGAATGTACACATATGCGTATAAATTCTTAGAAATTGTGACTTGTGAGTATTGGATAACTTaagattgtttatattttatttatttaattacaattatttccaATTTAAACAAGAAGATGACTGCAATTTTAAATGGTTTggataaattgttattcttggcTAGTTTTTTGCATTCTATAGTTGTGTCAACATTGGTATATCCATTGAGTAGGTACCATTACAAATTACACTATccgaaatgtttttttattattaaattcactaTTTTTGAgatatacctacaacaaaattctagatattatatctatataacattatgtgtcATACCAATATTGATCATTAAGACCACAGAAGTAGAAGtgtagatgatattatattatccgcaGCTATGAAGCATGAATATTGCTAAATATATATCGACTGATaacgaaatgaaaaattatgagGATGCTAAAGCACATTTGTACTTAGCAAATCACATTTAGTTCTGTTAGTCTTAATATAAGATCAATATGTTTATTCCttggagattttttttttttttaatatttaaattttgaagtgaaaagagaattattaaatattttttatattgtatctattttatagacatttcatTAAGGCAATACCAAAAATATTCTATGTATAtcattgtttttgaataattttgaaaatggttaataaataataagaaatagttTAGTTTATTcctataaatatagtttatactttatatgacCCActccaaaaataaactaaagttACGCTGTTGTGTAGAAGCTGTGAAACTTTAGTTAATAATAGTGTTGGTAAAAGGATATATTGGAGATGGGTTCTTCAATTATCAATCGTATTAAAAAATGGAAggatattattaaacattttaattaacgtTCTAAGTATCATATCTgagagtaatattaaaaataaaaaatagaataatgagagtaatataaatttattaaaaaaaaatctcaaatacTGAGCTTAATTCAtccaataatattgaaattatactaTTGTGCAGTCAACTAGATTATTAAGTGACAATGCAGTATTGGACTAATCTTTTATGACAATTAAGAGAACTCTATACCATTTTAATGCATTGTGTTTAATTGATTAAGTAAACCAATGAGTAAAgtgtataattatgtacatgaataaaatataaccaaaatccttagtgttaaaatattaaataatagttgaattaactattacataatatctgAGTTAAATTAGGTTAAGCAATTactaattcataaattatcaattatttttaaagttttaatgtttttgtatatatcaataattaatggtaattttaaaaattatactgagTTGATTCAGACCACAATTTCATTGCTAAAAATCTTTATTGGTTTAATTAAGTTTTTCTGACCTTatctaaattaatgtttttaattatataatgtatggtaTCCATACCTGATGACTGACTGAATGTATCTAATATCAATGAAGAAGATTCAGCTGAATTTGATTTATCTAGAAATgatgtttctaaaaaataaatataaacagtaaaattcttgttttaaagaacattatgtttaatttttaagccaCCTGTCAACTCTGTAGCATTTGATGGAACTGAAATATTAGAACATGTTAATGAATTATCTGGATCTGTTTCTGGTTTTATACTCAATAATTCAAGAGATTTCATTTGGTTGTCTATCTTGCTTGATTCTATTAAAATGAAGCAAACAATTAGTTTAACTTTTagatttaggtacatatattatattaagaaatgtaaattcataaggtaatatattatgatgtagtttattattaattaatttaagctaTTTTATATAAGGAACAGTGATTAAACAAAATACTTTAACTGTTCTAATGAAAGTACTTACTGTGTCCAGGATTCGTTATTGGAATCTTGGAATTTTTCTTACAAATATCATGCAAgccaatagtttttttttgggtttttattGCATtgctcattataatttattatgttattttatgacatttaattttaaataattgtagataTACGCAGTAGCTTACTAGAAAAAGtcggtaaaatactaaaatttagtaaaatcaaCTAGataaatgataactgataacaataattgtgGTATCACcctatagataataaagatatggatAGGACCACAGAATGGGACTACGGTCTTATCAGCGGTAATCGATGGGAATATTTGAGGCCATATAATTAGTATTCCGTTCATCAAAATCATAGATAAAAGATTAAAATCCATAAAATTTGtagttgaacaatattttaaaatgttcaacttttatagccagagattgaaaatttaaaacaaggtttctcataaaataaatagtttgtacctaatataaccaaaatatctaaaaaaatacattaatccagtttgtttttatagatattttaaattcaaatttgaacgaaattaaatatttaaatagagaataacgattttaacaattgtattgtaatttaaaaatattattattatacaggctgactgacagaccgtctccgctcagaatcgtttttcgtatacgaaGATTTTCctatatcattgagttcaaatttaaagcatctattacagtgacttGTCTAGACACTTAATTTAGGTACGGCAGAGCGTTTCCCACTTACTCACTTTTTACATCTTGTCgttcatatttcatatatttaaataatttttaagccattaaaattagaatattatatcattataggtACCCAGAAATGAAGACAACACACATGTTACTATTTGTGTCATCATCGTtataccgtataataataacaattaacacaGTGCCGTAGCCTAAGATTTtttttcagggggggggggtgatcaacttttacacttttacacattaaatacatactagcacagatagatatctgaaaagtgttaatatattttataggtacagtggcgtg
This is a stretch of genomic DNA from Acyrthosiphon pisum isolate AL4f chromosome A3, pea_aphid_22Mar2018_4r6ur, whole genome shotgun sequence. It encodes these proteins:
- the LOC100574047 gene encoding HIG1 domain family member 1C, with product MEEDNSFSSRFTKKSQQMPLYPVGILGFGLVAAYGLYKFKSRQGRTSLYLIQLRLAAQGTAVGIIGIGVLYNIYTDITSKKSKS